The segment AGATGCGTTCTTGCTGCCTCTCGCTTTTCAGCGGAAACAGATGGAAGACCCTATCCAGTGAAATGATGCCGACGATGGACACGGTCATCGCCAGCCAGACGAAAATGAAGAATTTTCGGAAAAGCCTTGTCATCAAACATCCTGGATGAGTTGATAGCCTTGTCCGCGAACGGATTGGATCCAGGACTGCCCGTCCTCGCGTCGGCCCAGTTTCTGCCGCACGCTGCTGATGTGGACGTCGATACGCCGGTCAAAGGCGACGAGCGGACGGCCAAATGCCTGCTTTGAGATAAACTGCCTTGAAATCAGCTGTCCCGCATTGCGCACCAAGACTTCAAGCAGGATAAATTCCGTTCCTGTCAGTTCAAACGGCAGGCCTCGCCATTCCGCAGTTCTGTTGGCCGGGTTCAGAACCAGATCGCCGGATCGTAATTGCTCAGTCTCGACATCCTTGTCTGGTCCAACGCGCCTGAGGATAGCGCGTAGCCGGGCCACAAGCTCACCGGATGAACAGGGTTTCGCCACATAATCATCGGCACCCAGGTTGAGGCCGGAAATGCGGTCTACGTCATCGCCACGGGCGGTGAGCATGAGGACGGGGACCTCGCTGACACGGCGTATCCGTTGCAGAACATCAATTCCGTTCATTTGCGGCATCATGATATCAAGGACGACCATATCGATCCTGCGGGCAGCGATCTCGGCCAGTCCCTGCTTGCCATTGACCACTGCAAATACCGTGAAACCCTCCCCCGTCAGGTACTCACTCAGAATCGTGGTCAGCTCCGTGTCATCGTCAATCAAGAGGACATTGGTCATCGATCTGGTCTGCCATTGAACTTATAAAGGACAGGATAAACCGGCCGCACGGCTAGCAAGTGTTATTTTACCCAATTTTACACATCCCTGACGGCACTTAACATTCACATCTTTAAAGATCGGTTCGGACGATTGCGAAACCAGGGCCGGATCTGATGACGCCAGCACATGACAATGCACTTCAAACGAACAATAAGCTGCATGGCAAATGGTGGCTCAGTCTGATTGTCGTACCCTTGTCGGCCTGCGTGGCGGTGACCCAGTCAAATGTGGACATTTCCAAATTGGCAGACCGCTGGCATGCGACGTTGCCGCATTCGGGCAGCACCGCACAGCTGGTTGATTGGTGGAACACCTTTAATGATCCTGCCCTCTCAGAGCTTTTGCGCACCGCCGAAGCCAACAGCCCCACCCTTGAATCCGCAGTTGCCGAGATTGAAGAAGCCCGCGCCACCTTGGCCTCATCAAAGGCGGACTATTTCCCATCCCTGACCGGCTCTGGATCCTATGACCGTTCTGGAACGCGGGGATCAAGAGCCAGCCGTGTTTCCCCCTCCACCACGGGCACCGGAGAGCTGGATGCCTCGTGGGAGCTGGATTTTTTCGGCAAGACGCGCAACACCGTCGAGGCCGCCCGCCAGCGCGTGGCTGAAGAAACGGCAGACTGGTATGACGCGCGCGTAACGCTTGCCGCTGAGGTTGCCGATGATTACGTGCAATACAAGGGATGTCGGCAGTTGCAGGGCATTTATGC is part of the Agrobacterium vitis genome and harbors:
- a CDS encoding response regulator transcription factor, which encodes MTNVLLIDDDTELTTILSEYLTGEGFTVFAVVNGKQGLAEIAARRIDMVVLDIMMPQMNGIDVLQRIRRVSEVPVLMLTARGDDVDRISGLNLGADDYVAKPCSSGELVARLRAILRRVGPDKDVETEQLRSGDLVLNPANRTAEWRGLPFELTGTEFILLEVLVRNAGQLISRQFISKQAFGRPLVAFDRRIDVHISSVRQKLGRREDGQSWIQSVRGQGYQLIQDV